In Dreissena polymorpha isolate Duluth1 unplaced genomic scaffold, UMN_Dpol_1.0 chrUn001, whole genome shotgun sequence, one DNA window encodes the following:
- the LOC127863118 gene encoding regucalcin-like isoform X2, with translation MHNSVRALPRFVGAGCQRALNKITERAGHCKRFSSMVSQPVKIEAVAERTCQYGQGVKWHELQRHVLYMDSKAGYIHRWNAETNESDKHMFHDHTTMFLPVDKDKYMVSIGPRLCKFEWMGRRITPLVTVDDTKRIRLSDGSCDALGRVWFGTSHVAYAAADAPTKGALLCLEPDGALRKHADGVNVSGRVAWSLDRKTMFYVDPVARQIAAYDFDIDLGKICHRRVLVDLAGKNSLSRWGYPTDIAVDSDCNLWVTCCMTGRIVKFDPSTGTELNSVSIPSLRPTSLCFGGDHMDEIFVTTSRLGASDKELEQFPLSGSLFRVTGHGARGLLENRAPSF, from the exons ATGCACAATTCTGTTAGAGCCTTACCGAGGTTCGTAGGAGCGGGATGCCAGAGGGCGCTGAACAAGATAACAGAGCGGGCTGGACACTGTAAAAG GTTTAGTTCAATGGTTAGTCAGCCAGTTAAGATAGAAGCGGTTGCAGAGCGCACCTGTCAGTACGGACAAGGAGTGAAATGGCACGAGCTACAGCGCCACGTGCTGTACATGGATTCCAAAGCCGGATATATCCATAGATGGAACGCGGAGACAAATGAAAGCGACAAGCACATGTTCC ACGACCATACGACAATGTTTCTGCCTGTTGATAAAGACAAGTACATGGTCAGCATCGGCCCGCGGCTGTGCAAGTTCGAGTGGATGGGGCGAAGAATCACTCCACTGGTAACTGTGGACGACACCAAGCGGATCCGACTGAGCGACGGAAGTTGCGACGCGTTGGGAAGAGTGTGGTTTG GAACCAGCCACGTTGCGTATGCTGCAGCCGACGCTCCGACAAAAGGCGCTCTTTTATGTTTGGAACCAGACGGCGCGCTCCGCAAGCACGCTGATGGCGTTAACGTTTCCGGACGCGTAGCTTGGTCTTTGGATCGCAAGACTATGTTCTACGTTGACCCTGTCGCTCGCCAGATCGCGGCATACGACTTTGACATCGACTTGGGAAAAATTT GTCATCGACGTGTGTTGGTGGATCTAGCCGGCAAAAACAGCCTGTCTCGGTGGGGCTACCCGACGGATATTGCCGTTGACTCCGACTGCAATCTATGGGTGACCTGCTGCATGACAGGCCGGATCGTCAAATTCGACCCCTCCACGG GGACAGAACTGAATTCCGTGAGCATTCCGTCACTGCGTCCCACTTCCCTCTGTTTTGGAGGCGACCATATGGATGAGATATTCGTCACCACATCGCGCCTGGGGGCCTCAGATAAAGAACTGGAGCAATTTCCTCTGTCTGGTTCCCTGTTTCGGGTGACTGGTCATGGAGCGCGCGGTCTCTTGGAAAACCGGGCGCCGTCATTTTAA